The following coding sequences lie in one Vespula pensylvanica isolate Volc-1 chromosome 7, ASM1446617v1, whole genome shotgun sequence genomic window:
- the LOC122630707 gene encoding uncharacterized protein LOC122630707 isoform X1, producing the protein MCCVKSIVDFEDTTDFKIHFITLYDFICITENMSSSYIVEPQEKETQKQDDTLIIVVNDDGTISVDQETLQNLIMNQSNANVSVVRLGQSEPGANNGDITLTVDPPTFTSSSITPIGNATSTDATGLVDPFMEMDPEQLERLETALQSEEAKQILGENVTAMLDMLSVEEQQKSIKYSVELDHCYTNKSPDSKPKDSLPLASYASSSDIQYTHPSSPSTVSTMSSPSNEIDKLKPTTKTGKPIGRPRKNPLTPTTSNLRSAGNSPGVSKSAGHSMSKAHRLSNDEEEEEEGTPSPSESSESEPPSDNDSDFGPRGPRRGGVRARGGRKGLTTRGGYMTSTRKRNSNKHMDIEQVRRLDMEMAAAVSAMKTPDKEDKMGAHTSTRGRRGFKALGVRKKDETLAASETAINVEKPLQTTNQVKANLISSNMVKGDMILTKPGQGRNNQKLTLVQKQVVMKANELKNLDVKKPMILPKGKFLNQVQTKLVSTKDGKLVHVPITSSKPVVSSTPGAQEKGTLLQTSPIQQYQGLQQQGKPISSVVSMKVKPSEIKRERRKSEKIMDLISKTEGDNAKTVEIKNIDNMKKHSRKEHKKSPGFVADTLGPALFSAPDIIRRVGSNNDSKNADNTISSLIATIPSTTIACGVAKSSAQGTQIISSTNVTTTTSNITQNSDSEYTTKTLITNTLEEDVSQVERHSGIENETENVLKGENENQKTDSKADPAEELQPSLITTSSQMIDQAMALPTVSNHIINKHSGIEGEEHLLATLEMEANKHDEELLAEALLLQEELGVDLGDHAALVDQAVPSTSLTSTPAHVSSLEATTNQELTTKPPDTTTQISTNVTPEVTKKNTKDDKEPIQIVRGGRVITLPPIEAPATRSKRLQAKSEVTAQKTPEPMKKSEKYESPSVQSHLERKEDLRLNISEQNDEEEEDEDDEEEENSDSEDDPDRLWCICKRPHNNRFMICCDVCEDWFHGKCVHVSKAMGQQMEEKGIEWVCPNCLKKKADDNKVKINAQLVSGKERQRQDSFMEDSASLMEEETSRHSLSPTKDAPLPAASTLDHNIVRISGTTQCVVCKKEARNSSIYCSDACILAHAQETLTKDKPVATSSNSKALKQSPLGVTKTKADARVIVFERRTGRLLTGTDAPKRSNLKTWLKENPTFEAVRADSLSQVEIGGKTVTVLPAQRLTKPGKSPQLIAAKAQAIPKMVYTNIPGSKQTILIASSKKITIAGAQQQQQQQQPQTSTLHNKPHQLKQTFLDTGKGNLILKQTTIRPVSSPQARAQGTITQKQAQSKKQELKVLTPQPKQQVKIAVVKKPETEPIRLNIRRTLTQLLSSRIKETEDLKLSNDEIADLAFNIEMEMYKYFKDTGAKYKAKYRSLVFNIKDTKNLTLFRKIADKSLAPDAVVRLSPDEMASQELAEWREKETKHQLEMIKKNELDLMAQAKSIVVKTHKGEQIIENDGGIGLVDPKTPVQDIVTALNSGDSISSIDTSKEREDGERIKLTPEMKRSKNGEESRKKDKDRESSRDGGRLRDKEGRERSTSRSRHRHKRDRDYSKTRERSRDRKAKSKESRREKDKEREKDKDKQRNKDREKIKDREREKERYQNEKEKHKSDTWTKTRSRNESSKEGKNGDKKEQGRKKEIEKKKEPTPPPIVEKPIEDRLWRHIEDEATTNTIDGNDSDVSDREPSSTVTIKTPDINEEPERYTDPEIEKDISKTAWQTVWRGFVNMVDVAKFFITAQEVSGHARDLMNDLPDTVDVVGRISHETVWDYISKMKKTGSKEILVIRLTAANDEEKIPYITLYSYLNSRSRLGVVGNVSKNIKDFYIMPFSNQSTIPRVLLPLTGPGFEENRPHLLLGIIVRNRKKRLTTIPPIVATKIQKKDPDRSYTPPLVGTSKDKGSSATPPASPMGYKASATDTIKDKQAVTQMTLETLNKAHIGMSKSVIDSAAICKIVPELSSKIDLMPSPLKTLDDDGDEPYSPGEMDEDVTNTQTVIHDTTDVLSSAKNSTELQRKMDELNRQIEEQKQQIQSISSSFLNDATPTLPGLGLDPPDTKDSEEAYSPSDTRSFTPPPPGISKFAQPILDKVSDITIPPNLQEILANVKRQESSKVDPYLPSKPSATFLTTVNSTVYQNSEKYSSPSQAKGPNLARANSEKAAFADVSQTALSKESKSTLSSLSDLDLIRKAEEELAAVAAASTAPNVSTVPISPVAPSGTNLITQTSPVPPTQCGNLTASPTLHQPMLSPPIAHIETSFKKTFMPEQPKPPGLEDEDFPAFPSTPPTMDSMSKIMPRSKYAHKSGIVLSVKRKVCEDDSSSPAVKTPRTKSRWGQGPSE; encoded by the exons ATGTGTTGCGTGAAAAGTATCGTGGATTTTGAGGATACGACAGATTTCAAGATTCATTTTATCACactttatgattttatatgtat AACTGAAAACATGTCTAGCTCTTATATCGTCGAGccgcaagaaaaagaaactcagAAACAAGATGACACATTGATTATTGTAGTTAATGACGATGGCACAATATCAGTAGATCAAGAAACACTACAAAATTTGATAA tGAACCAATCAAATGCAAATGTTAGCGTAGTAAGATTGGGACAAAGCGAACCAGGTGCTAACAATGGCGATATAACATTGACAGTAGATCCACCTACTTTTACATCTTCGAGCATTACGCCAATAGGTAATGCAACAAGTACGGATGCAACAGGACTCGTTGATCCTTTTATGGAAATGGATCCTGAACAGTTGGAAAGATTGGAAACTGCTCTTCAAAGTGAAGAAGCAAAACAAATATTGGGCGAAAATGTTACCGCAATGCTTG aTATGTTATCCGTAGAGGAACAGCAGAAGTCAATAAAATATAGTGTAGAACTGGATCATTGTTATACAAACAAATCACCTGATTCTAAACCAAAAGATTCATTACCATTGGCGAGTTACGCATCTTCCAgtgatatacaatatacacatCCTTCTTCTCCATCGACAGTGTCAACAATGTCATCACCTTCCAATGAAATAGATAAACTGAAACCAACTACTAAAACC ggAAAACCAATTGGTCGTCCTCGCAAAAATCCACTTACTCCTACCACTTCTAATCTTCGATCAGCTGGGAATTCTCCTGGGGTATCGAAATCAGCAGGACATTCGATGTCTAAAG CACATCGATTATCtaacgatgaagaagaagaggaagaaggtaCTCCCTCACCTTCAGAGTCTTCTGAATCAGAACCTCCATCAGACAATGATTCTGACTTTGGTCCACGAGGTCCAAGGAGAGGAGGAGTCAGAGCCAGAGGTGGAAGAAAAGGTCTTACCACTAGAGGTGGCTACATGACAAGtacacgaaaaagaaattcgaataaaCATATGGATATAGAACAAGTGCGTCGACTAGATATGGAAATGGCTGCTGCTGTCAGTGCAATGAAAACTCCTGATAAAGAGGATAAGATGG GAGCACACACTTCTACCAGAGGTAGAAGAGGGTTCAAAGCATTAggtgttagaaaaaaagatgaaacgcTCGCTGCAAGTGAAACTGCAATCAACGTAGAGAAACCTCTACAAACGACAAATCAAGTAAAAGCAAATTTAATTAGTAGCAATATGGTCAAAGGTGATATGATTTTAACAAAGCCTGGTCAAGgaagaaataatcaaaaattaacTCTTGTACAAAAACAAGTTGTGATGAAAGCGAACGAACTTAAAAATCTAGATGTAAAAAAACCAATGATTCTCCCAAAAGGTAAATTTTTGAATCAAGTACAGACGAAACTTGTGTCGACGAAAGATGGAAAATTAGTGCATGTACCGATCACGTCATCAAAACCAGTTGTATCAAGTACACCGGGTGCTCAAGAAAAGGGAACATTATTACAAACATCTCCAATACAACAATATCAAGGATTACAACAACAAGGCAAACCTATTTCATCTGTTGTATCAATGAAAGTGAAACCttccgaaataaaaagagaacgaagaaaatctgaaaaaattaTGGATCTTATTTCTAAAACAGAAGGTGATAATGCAAAAACtgtagaaattaaaaacatagACA ATATGAAGAAACATTCGCGTAAAGAACATAAGAAATCTCCAGGATTTGTGGCAGATACTTTAGGTCCAGCATTATTTTCTGCGCCTGACATTATTCGTCGTGTCGGTTCAAACAATGATTCGAAGAATGCCGATAATACGATATCTTCTTTAATTGCTACTATTCCAAGCACAACTATTGCCTGTGGAGTTGCTAAATCGTCTGCTCAAGGAACACAAATAATAAGTTCAACAAATGTTACCACTACGACTTCAAATATAACACAAAATTCAGATTCAGAATATACAACGAAAACTTTGATAACAAATACGTTGGAGGAAGACGTATCCCAAGTCGAACGTCATTCAGGTATAGAAAATGAGACGGAAAATGTATTGaaaggagaaaatgaaaatcaaaaaacaGATTCAAAGGCAGACCCAGCTGAGGAATTACAACCATCCTTAA ttACTACCTCATCACAAATGATTGATCAAGCCATGGCACTGCCTACTGTGTCAAAtcatattatcaataaacaTA GTGGCATAGAAGGAGAAGAACATCTTTTAGCCACGTTGGAAATGGAAGCCAATAAACACGATGAGGAATTATTAGCAGAAGCGTTATTATTGCAAGAAGAACTTGGAGTTGATTTAGGAGATCAt GCTGCTTTGGTAGATCAAGCTGTACCGTCTACTTCATTAACATCAACTCCTGCACATGTTTCTTCGCTGGAAGCAACAACTAATCAAGAATTAACAACTAAGCCACCGGATACAACGACACAAATATCAACAAATGTTACACCTgaagtaacaaaaaagaatactaAAGATGACAAAGAACCTATACAAATCGTTCGTGGTGGACGTGTGATCACTTTACCACCAATAGAGGCTCCAGCAACAAGAAGCAAACGATTACAAGCAAAGTCAGAAGTTACTGCGCAAAAGACTCCAGAACCTATGAAGAAATCCGAGAAATACGAATCGCCGAGCGTTCAAAGTCATTTAGAGCGTAAAGAAGATCTACGATTGAATATAAGCGAGCAAAAtgacgaggaggaagaagatgaggatgacgaagaagaggagaattCAGATTCAGAAGATGACCCTGATAGGTTGTGGTGTATTTGTAAACGTCCCcataataatcgttttatgATATGTTGCGATGTTTGCGAAGATTGGTTTCATGGAAAATGCGTACACGTCAGTAAAGCAATGGGGCAGCAAATGGAAGAGAAAGGCATAGAATGGGTTTGTCCGaattgtttaaagaaaaaagcagaTGACaataaagtgaaaataaatgcACAGTTAGTAtcaggaaaagaaagacaacgGCAAGATTCGTTTATGGAGGACTCTGCATCTTtgatggaagaagaaacatcGCGGCATTCTCTTTCGCCAACAAAAGATGCACCGTTGCCCGCTGCATCGACTCTCGATCATAATATCGTACGAATTTCGGGTACCACTCAATGCGTAGTATGCAAAAAAGAAGCTAGGAATTCTAGTATTTATTGTTCGGATGCATGCATCCTTGCGCATGCCCAGGAGACATTAACTAAGGACAAACCTGTAGCAACAAGTTCCAATTCAAAGGCATTGAAACAATCACCTCTGGGAGTAACCAAAACAAAAGCGGATGCCAGAGTAATtgttttcgaaagaagaactGGAAGGCTCCTTACAGGTACGGACGCACCTAAAAGATCGAATTTAAAGACATGGTTGAAGGAAAATCCAACCTTCGAGGCTGTACGAGCGGATAGTCTTAGTCAAGTAGAAATAGGAGGGAAGACGGTTACGGTTCTACCTGCACAACGATTAACCAAACCTGGAAAATCTCCGCAATTGATAGCTGCTAAAGCACAAGCAATACCAAAAATGGTTTATACCAATATACCGGGTTCTAAACAAACGATTTTAATAGCCAGtagtaaaaaaattacgatcgcTGGTgcacaacagcaacagcaacagcaacaaccaCAAACGAGTACATTGCACAATAAACCGCATCAATTGAAACAAACTTTTCTTGATACGGGTAAAGggaatttgattttaaaacAAACGACTATAAGACCCGTATCATCGCCTCAAGCAAGAGCACAAGGAACGATCACACAGAAACAAGCACAGAGTAAGAAACAAGAATTGAAGGTGCTAACGCCTCAGCCGAAACAACAGGTGAAAATAGCAGTTGTGAAGAAGCCCGAGACCGAACCTATACGATTGAACATTCGAAGAACATTGACGCAGCTTTTGTCAAGTCGTATAAAGGAGACGGAAGATTTAAAGCTATCCAATGATGAAATCGCTGATCTAGcttttaatatagaaatggAAATGTACAAGTACTTCAAAGATACCGGGGCAAAGTATAAAGCTAAATACAGGAGtcttgtatttaatataaaagacaCGAAGAATTTAACACTGTTTAGAAAAATTGCTGACAAATCGTTAGCGCCGGACGCGGTTGTAAGATTAAGTCCAGACGAGATGGCTAGTCAAGAATTGGCCGAGTGGCGGGAAAAAGAGACTAAACATCAATTAGAGATGatcaagaaaaatgaattagatTTAATGGCACAAGCGAAGTCCATAGTGGTGAAAACACACAAAGGCGAACAGATTATCGAGAATGACGGTGGTATTGGTTTAGTAGATCCGAAAACACCTGTGCAAGATATAGTGACTGCTTTGAACAGTGGCGACAGTATTAGTTCTATCGATACGagcaaggaaagagaagacggagagagaataaaattgacgcccgaaatgaaaagatcgaagaatGGCGAGGAGAGTAGGAAGAAGGACAAAGATCGGGAAAGTTCTAGGGATGGTGGGAGATTAAGGGATAAGGAAGGACGAGAAAGGAGTACAAGTAGAAGCAGACATCGTCACAAACGAGATAGGGATTACAGTAAGACGAGAGAACGaagtagagatagaaaggCTAAGAGTAAGGAGAgtagacgagagaaagataaagaacgcgagaaggataaggataagcaaagaaataaagacagagaaaagattAAGGATagggagagggaaaaggaaaggtatcaaaacgagaaagaaaagcataAGAGCGATACTTGGACAAAAACGCGAAGTCGTAACGAATCctcgaaggaaggaaagaatggGGATAAAAAGGAGCAAGGACGtaagaaggagatagaaaagaagaaagaacccACACCACCGCCCATAGTGGAAAAACCGATAGAGGATCGTTTGTGGAGGCACATCGAGGACGAAGCTACGACGAATACCATCGATGGAAATGATTCTGACGTATCCGACAGAGAACCGAGTTCCACCGTTACGATTAAAACACCGGACATCAACGAAGAACCCGAAAGATATACCGATCcggagatagagaaggataTTTCCAAAACGGCATGGCAAACGGTTTGGCGAGGATTTGTTAACATGGTAGATGTTGCCAAGTTCTTCATCACGGCTCAGGAAGTTAGTGGTCATGCCAGGGATCTAATGAACGATCTTCCAGATACAGTAGACGTCGTTGGTAGAATAAGTCATGAAACTGTGTGGGATTAcatttcaaaaatgaaaaaaactgGATCGAAAGAGATTCTTGTTATAAGGTTAACGGCAGCGAACGACGAGGAAAAGATTCCTTATATAACTTTATACAGTTATTTAAATAGTAGAAGTCGATTAGGCGTCGTCGGTAatgtttcgaaaaatataaaagatttttatataatgccCTTTTCAAACCAAAGCACAATACCGCGAGTTTTATTACCTCTGACCGGTCCTGGTTTCGAAGAAAACAGGCCGCATTTGCTTCTTGGTATTATAGTACGCAATAGGAAGAAACGTTTGACCACTATACCTCCGATAGTCGCAacaaaaatacagaaaaaagatCCCGATCGTAGTTACACGCCGCCATTGGTGGGTACTTCGAAAGATAAAGGTTCTTCCGCTACACCGCCAGCCTCTCCTATGGGATACAAAGCAAGTGCAACCGATACCATTAAAGATAAACAAGCGGTAACCCAAATGACTTTAGAAACTTTAAATAAGGCACACATCGGGATGTCCAAGTCGGTAATAGATAGTGCTGCAATATGTAAAATTGTACCGGAATTATCTTCGAAGATCGACCTAATGCCTTCGCCTCTCAAGACGCTGGATGACGATGGCGATGAACCTTACAGTCCAGGTGAAATGGATGAAGATGTTACGAATACGCAAACGGTTATACACGATACTACCGATGTATTGTCGTCGGCAAAGAATTCTACGGAGTTACAGAGAAAGATGGACGAATTAAATAGACAAatagaagaacaaaaacaacaaatacAAAGCATTAGCTCTTCGTTTCTCAATGACGCGACACCTACTCTGCCG gGTTTGGGACTAGATCCACCTGATACAAAGGATTCCGAAGAAGCTTACAGCCCTTCCGATACGCGTTCGTTTACGCCACCGCCTCCAGGCATTTCGAAATTTGCCCAGCCAATTCTCGATAAAGTTTCGGATATAACGATACCGCCGAATTTACAAGAGATTCTTGCAAACGTTAAACGACAAGAGTCCTCGAAAGTAGATCCTTATCTTCCGTCTAAGCCCAGTGCTACATTTTTGACTACCGTTAATTCTACAGTTTATCAAAATTCGGAAAAATACTCTTCACCTTCTCAAGCCAAAGGACCAAATTTAGCCAGAGCGAATTCCGAAAAGGCAGCTTTCGCGGATGTCTCACAGACTgctctttcgaaagaaagcaaaagtaCGCTGAGTTCGCTCAGTGATTTAGATCTGATAAGAAAAGCTGAAGAGGAATTAGCTGCTGTCGCAGCTGCATCTACAGCACCTAATGTATCCACTGTGCCTATATCACCTGTAGCGCCTTCCGGGACAAATCTTATAACGCAAACTTCTCCTGTTCCACCTACGCAATGTGGTAATTTGACGGCGTCTCCTACGCTTCATCAGCCTATGTTATCACCTCCTATTGCTCATATAGAAACCTCGTTTAAGAAGACCTTCATGCCCGAACAACCAAAACCGCCGGGTCTTGAAGATGAAGATTTTCCTGCATTTCCTTCAACACCACCGACAATGGACAGTATGTCAAAAATAATGCCGCGATCGAAGTACGCTCATAAAAGTGGTATTGTGTTAAGTGTAAAGCGAAAAGTATGCGAGGATGATAGTTCATCTCCTGCAGTCAAAACTCCAAGGACAAAGTCGAGATGGGGTCAAGGACCATCggaatga